The sequence below is a genomic window from Mugil cephalus isolate CIBA_MC_2020 chromosome 14, CIBA_Mcephalus_1.1, whole genome shotgun sequence.
TATTTCCCGTATTTAATCCAGATGCTTCAACAAGCACACAAGCAAGGTTGAATTATATTTCTCTTATCAAAAAGATGTTGCGAAACCCTCACCGTCTTCTGCCTGTGCATGCATTCGTAGAAATCCTCATACTCCAACTTGCACTCCTTCTTGGCGCGGGTCTGCCCGATGCCGTGAGAACATTCGATCCACTCCTTCTCAAAGACGTGGCAGCGCGCCGCTTGATTTAGGGGCTGTTTCTGGCTCTGGGCCAGAAGCCAGTTGTCAATGCTGATACCAAACCGCGACTGCAGGTCCACGAACGGCATGATGCTGTTCGGAAGAAGGGGTGGAGAAGAAAGAATAGTTAAGAAAACAGGAAGCTAAATCAATCACTCATTTTCATAACAAATAATATAattgttattgtcattatgaaTTTGAACTATCtgggaaataaaagagaaagaggctgaGTCTTCTTGTCTTTCAGCTTTTACACTTATTCTGTTTCAGAAACATATTATATCTTCACGCGACTTGGTTTACTTTTTAAACAAGATTACAGCTATTTGAACACTGGCCTCAGAGAAACCTTCAGCACATTAAAGCAGTTACACTTTATAAGGTACAAATGCATTATAATATAAGAGTCTTGCAATATATTTGTGACTGCATTTGTCTACAAGGAGCAGATCATGTTGTTaatgtgcttcttcttcttcttctgtagtcTGCAGATTTAGAAACAAAATGATGTCTATAAAACAAACATGGGGACCATGACATTAAAAATCTGGTTGTGAACGTTTTTCATCAATCCCAATAGAGAATACAGACTACTCTTCAAAATAGAAATCAAGTTCCAGAATAATTTAATCTTAACtgatattatttcatttattcgGTGGTCatctcaaaaaacaacaaatgcctTCTGTCTACTTCATTACTAAATATAATTCTCACAGTTCAAactatagtatatatatatatatgaaaaatctgCTCTATTTCCCCAGAAAATTTCTAGACTTCTAGCTCATATTTTGGAGTTTTATGTTTATCAGAGGAGACCAAACAGCTAGCAACTAGCCAAGCTACGAGAGCTAACTAGAATTTactgctagctagctagctactaATTAATTGGACCAATACCCAATCACGAAGCGTCGCAACTCTTATTTGAGtttataaatgcattaaatgtttACGTCTATCTAGTAAATCTGTCATCAGGTCGGATTTATCTGGAACTGTTCAGGAGATTCACCTTCAATGACAGTCGGCTAATGCTAACGACAGGCCGCtttaatttacaatatttacaccCGCACGCTATTTATAAACATTACGAATACACCTTGCACGATTTTAATTACTTGCCACGCAGTTTAAGTGCTGATAATAGACATTTATATCGG
It includes:
- the ndufs5 gene encoding NADH dehydrogenase [ubiquinone] iron-sulfur protein 5 → MPFVDLQSRFGISIDNWLLAQSQKQPLNQAARCHVFEKEWIECSHGIGQTRAKKECKLEYEDFYECMHRQKTNARLYAIRQQREKMIKEGTYTPPPCHTGNSE